From one Bacteroides intestinalis DSM 17393 genomic stretch:
- a CDS encoding replication-associated recombination protein A, with protein MTPLAERLRPKTLDEYIGQKHLVGPGAILRKMIDAGRISSFILWGPPGVGKTTLAQIIANKLETPFYTLSAVTSGVKDVREVIERAKSNRFFSQGSPILFIDEIHRFSKSQQDSLLGAVEQGTVTLIGATTENPSFEVIRPLLSRCQLYVLKSLEKEDLMELLQRAVTTDHILKERKIELKETTAMLRYSGGDARKLLNILDLVVSSEANDPVVITDEIVTERLQQNPLAYDKDGEMHYDIISAFIKSIRGSDPDGAVYWLARMVEAGEDPAFIARRLVISASEDIGLANPNAMLIANACFDAVMKVGWPEGRIPLAEATIYLATSPKSNSAYIAINNALELVRETGNLPVPLHLRNAPTKLMKQLGYGDNYKYSHDYPGHFVKQQFMPDELKKRRLWEAQDNAAEQKHAERMKALWGEDKFKK; from the coding sequence ATGACTCCCTTAGCAGAAAGGCTTCGTCCTAAAACTTTAGATGAGTACATCGGTCAGAAACATTTAGTAGGACCAGGTGCAATACTACGTAAGATGATTGATGCGGGACGTATCTCTTCATTTATTTTGTGGGGACCTCCGGGTGTAGGAAAAACCACACTGGCACAGATCATTGCCAATAAACTGGAAACTCCATTCTATACATTGAGTGCCGTTACCAGTGGTGTGAAAGATGTACGCGAAGTGATAGAACGCGCCAAGAGCAACCGCTTCTTCTCACAAGGCAGCCCCATACTGTTTATTGATGAAATCCACCGTTTCAGTAAATCGCAACAAGATTCTTTGCTTGGTGCAGTGGAACAAGGTACAGTGACATTGATAGGTGCCACTACAGAAAATCCCTCTTTTGAGGTAATCCGCCCACTGCTGTCACGATGCCAACTCTATGTACTGAAGTCTTTGGAGAAAGAAGACCTCATGGAATTACTGCAACGTGCCGTCACCACCGACCATATTCTGAAAGAGCGTAAAATCGAACTGAAAGAAACGACTGCCATGCTCCGCTATAGTGGTGGAGATGCGCGTAAACTGCTTAATATTCTGGACCTTGTAGTTTCTTCCGAAGCCAATGATCCGGTGGTCATTACTGATGAGATAGTTACCGAACGTCTGCAACAAAATCCTCTGGCTTACGATAAGGATGGAGAAATGCATTATGATATCATATCTGCTTTCATTAAGTCTATTCGTGGTAGTGATCCCGATGGTGCCGTATATTGGCTCGCCCGTATGGTAGAAGCTGGGGAAGATCCTGCCTTTATTGCCCGCCGACTCGTTATTTCCGCATCGGAAGACATCGGACTGGCAAATCCAAATGCTATGCTGATTGCCAATGCCTGTTTTGATGCTGTAATGAAAGTGGGCTGGCCCGAAGGACGTATTCCACTAGCAGAGGCTACTATTTATCTTGCTACAAGCCCGAAGAGTAATTCCGCCTACATAGCCATCAACAATGCTTTGGAACTTGTACGGGAAACGGGCAATCTACCCGTTCCGTTGCATCTGCGTAATGCACCTACCAAATTAATGAAACAATTAGGTTACGGAGACAATTATAAGTATTCTCATGACTATCCAGGTCATTTCGTGAAACAGCAATTCATGCCCGATGAACTGAAAAAACGTCGCCTTTGGGAAGCACAAGACAATGCTGCCGAGCAGAAACATGCAGAACGCATGAAAGCATTATGGGGCGAGGATAAATTTAAGAAATAA
- a CDS encoding D-2-hydroxyacid dehydrogenase translates to MRTVVLDGYTANPGDLCWDKLKEFGECVIYDRTAPAEVLERAAGAEALLTNKVVINSEMMAALPDLKYIGVLATGYNVVDIAAARERGIIVTNIPAYSTPSVGQMVFAHILNITQQVRHYSEEVSRGDWSKNPDFCFYNTPLIELLGKKIGIIGLGQTGYNTARIAIGFGMKVWAYTSKSRLQLPPEIRKADLDQLFHECDIVSLHCPLNDSTREMVNASRLSLMKPTSIIINTGRGPLINEQDLANALNTGQIYAAGLDVLSEEPPRSDNPLLTARNCFITPHIAWANFEARQRLIHIAVSNLKAYAEGKPINIIK, encoded by the coding sequence ATGAGAACTGTAGTATTAGACGGTTACACCGCAAATCCCGGTGATCTTTGCTGGGACAAATTGAAAGAGTTTGGCGAATGCGTAATTTATGACCGTACCGCCCCCGCTGAAGTACTGGAACGTGCTGCCGGTGCAGAAGCCCTCCTCACCAATAAAGTAGTGATCAACAGCGAAATGATGGCTGCCCTGCCCGATCTGAAATATATCGGCGTGCTGGCTACAGGCTACAACGTAGTAGACATAGCTGCCGCACGTGAACGAGGTATCATTGTCACCAACATTCCTGCATATAGCACTCCCTCCGTAGGACAAATGGTATTTGCCCACATACTGAATATCACTCAGCAAGTACGCCATTACTCTGAAGAGGTCAGCAGAGGAGACTGGAGCAAGAACCCTGACTTTTGCTTCTACAATACCCCACTTATTGAATTGCTCGGCAAGAAGATAGGAATCATCGGTCTGGGACAGACTGGATATAACACTGCCCGTATAGCCATTGGCTTCGGAATGAAGGTATGGGCCTATACTTCTAAATCGCGTCTGCAACTCCCACCCGAAATCAGAAAAGCAGATCTCGACCAATTATTCCACGAATGTGACATCGTCAGCCTGCACTGTCCGCTGAACGACAGTACTCGCGAAATGGTCAATGCCAGCCGTCTCTCTTTAATGAAACCTACCTCCATCATTATCAATACCGGGCGTGGGCCACTCATTAATGAACAAGATCTCGCCAATGCCTTGAACACCGGACAAATATATGCCGCCGGACTGGATGTTCTTTCCGAAGAACCACCTCGTTCAGACAATCCGTTATTGACTGCACGAAATTGTTTCATCACCCCACACATTGCCTGGGCCAACTTTGAAGCACGCCAGAGACTGATACATATAGCAGTTAGTAACCTGAAAGCATACGCGGAAGGGAAACCGATAAATATTATAAAATAA